From Drosophila subpulchrella strain 33 F10 #4 breed RU33 unplaced genomic scaffold, RU_Dsub_v1.1 Primary Assembly Seq354, whole genome shotgun sequence, the proteins below share one genomic window:
- the LOC119559888 gene encoding F-box only protein 11, producing the protein MPSASFTSSRTYVRRSRRKGANRIAMPNRPTGNIMDPMLQQNVAAAGAGAGASGSNSSTGGGSNTNSSSSGSSSATSTSGGGGGAAAAAGAGATAAGASNSAEYFDSGQGASGSSGAASSGFSGSFYNALQMMDTTESSGAGTSQSTPPALGASSSATSKSTCATTGSSAATTSAAAAAAASASAGSSHQSPYDLRRKISASSHEQWPTSSSSAVAAAAAAILVGPSSGSPPLVNPGASPSSSSSSSSSSSSSSSASSSSSSSNVQAPSTSATFPVNNAPTTGATLAQPPNVHSSVPQQHCGALPVGAAIEDNNYMLPARKRSRRLYTQGGEMGPAAGATGEAVGAGTAASGGAGAPTAAQYLQYELPDEVLLAIFSYLMEQDLCRLALVCKRFNTIANDTELWKRLYQSVFEYDLPLFNPELCKFVFEKPEESEYANPWKESFHQLYRGVHVRPGYQERRSSGRSIVFFNTIQSALDYPEERAASGAFVPPGAGAGNVVSAGLSNTSASAGAGGAGGASVNALVNIYEEQVAPTEHPGPLIFLHAGHYKGEYLFIDSDVALVGAAPGNVAESVILEREAGSTVMFVEGAKYAYVGYLTLKFSPEVTSTVSHHKHYCLDIGENCSPTVDNCIIRSTSVVGAAVCVGGVNANPVIRNCDISDCENVGLYVTDYAQGTYEHNEISRNALAGIWVKNFASPIMRENHIHHGRDVGIFTFENGMGYFEKNDIHNNRIAGFEVKAGANPTVVKCEIHHGQTGGIYVHENGLGQFIENRIHSNNFAGVWITSNSNPTIRKNEIYNGHQGGVYIFGEGRGLIEHNNIYGNALAGIQIRTNSDPIVRHNKIHHGQHGGIYVHEKGQGLIEENEVYSNTLAGVWITTGSTPVLRRNRIHSGKQVGVYFYDNGHGKLEDNDIFNHLYSGVQIRTGSNPVIRGNKIWGGQNGGVLVYNGGLGLLEQNEIFDNAMAGVWIKTDSNPTLKRNKIYDGRDGGICIFNGGKGILEENDIFRNTQAGVLISTQSHPILRRNRIYDGQAAGVEITNNATATLEHNQIFKNKFGGLCLASGVQPITRGNNIFNNEDEVEKAVSSGQCLYKISSYTSFPMHDFYRCQTCNTTDRNAICVNCIKNCHAGHDVEFIRHDRFFCDCGAGTLSNQCQLQGEPTQDTDTLYDSAAPMESHTLMVN; encoded by the exons ATGCCGAGCGCCTCGTTCACCTCGTCGCGCACCTACGTGCGCCGCTCCCGCCGGAAAGGAGCCAACCGGATAGCGATGCCCAACCGGCCAACGGGCAACATCATGGATCCCATGCTCCAGCAGAACGTGGCCGCCGCCGGAGCGGGAGCAGGTGCATCCGGTTCGAACAGTAGTACCGGCGGTGGtagcaacaccaacagcagcagcagcgggagCAGTAGTGCCACATCCACttccggaggaggaggaggagcagcagcagctgcggGCGCcggagcaacagcagcaggagcCTCCAATTCAGCAGAGTACTTTGACAGCGGCCAAGGAGCCAGCGGTTCCAGTGGAGCAGCCTCCTCGGGCTTCTCTGGCAGCTTCTACAATGCCCTGCAAATGATGGACACCACTGAGAGCTCAGGCGCCGGCACCAGCCAGTCAACGCCGCCGGCTTTAGGAGCCTCATCCTCCGCCACCTCGAAGTCCACCTGCGCCACAACCGGATCTAGTGCGGCAACAACGTCCGCCGCTGCGGCAGCTGCAGCCTCCGCCTCGGCCGGAAGTAGTCATCAGAGTCCGTACGACTTGCGCCGCAAGATCTCTGCCAGCAGCCACGAGCAGTGGCCGACCAGCTCCTCTTCCGCCGTGGCAGCTGCAGCCGCCGCCATACTCGTGGGACCCTCGAGCGGCTCCCCGCCGCTTGTCAATCCCGGCGCCTCGCCCTCCAGTTCGTCGTCCTCATCCTCCTCCAGCTCGTCGTCCTCGTCCGCCTCGTCTTCGAGCTCCTCGTCGAATGTACAGGCGCCCTCGACCAGTGCCACCTTCCCGGTGAACAATGCACCCACAACGGGAGCCACTCTGGCGCAGCCACCCAACGTCCACAGCTCAGTGCCACAGCAGCATTGTGGGGCACTGCCGGTGGGCGCTGCCATCGAGGATAATAACTACATGCTGCCGGCGAGGAAGCGATCGCGTCGCCTCTATACGCAAGGTGGCGAGATGGGTCCCGCTGCGGGAGCCACGGGGGAAGCAGTCGGCGCTGGGACAGCAGCGTCCGGAGGAGCAGGTGCGCCCACGGCGGCCCAGTACCTCCAGTACGAACTGCCTGACGAAGTGCTGCTGGCCATCTTCTCGTATCTGATGGAACAAGACCTCTGCCGCCTGGCGCTCGTATGCAAGCGCTTCAATACTATTGCCAACGACACGGAGCTCTGGAAGCGCCTCTACCAGTCAGTCTTCGAGTACGACCTGCCGCTCTTCAATCCGGAACTGTGCAAGTTCGTGTTCGAGAAGCCAGAGGAGTCGGAGTACGCCAATCCGTGGAAGGAGAGTTTTCACCAGCTGTACCGTGGAGTGCATGTGCGCCCCGGTTACCAGGAGCGTCGCAGCTCCGGACGCAGCATTGTGTTCTTCAACACCATTCAGTCGGCTCTGGATTACCCAGAAGAGCGTGCCGCATCGGGAGCCTTTGTGCCGCCTGGAGCCGGAGCTGGCAATGTGGTCTCCGCGGGACTGTCCAACACAAGTGCGTCGGCGGGCGCAGGTGGAGCCGGTGGGGCCAGCGTCAATGCCCTGGTCAATATCTATGAAGAGCAGGTGGCCCCCACCGAGCACCCCGGCCCACTGATattccttcatgctggccatTACAAGGGCGAATATCTGTTTATCGACTCGGATGTAGCTTTAGTTGGAGCGGCGCCTGGTAACGTGGCTGAATCGGTTATTCTGGAACGAGAAGCCGGATCAACGGTGATGTTCGTCGAGGGAGCCAAGTACGCATACGTGGGCTACCTCACTCTCAAGTTCTCGCCGGAAGTCACTTCGACGGTATCGCATCACAAGCACTACTGCCTGGATATCGGCGAGAACTGTTCCCCCACCGTGGACAACTGCATCATTCGGTCCACCTCGGTGGTGGGCGCTGCCGTCTGTGTGGGCGGGGTGAATGCCAATCCCGTGATCCGCAACTGCGATATCAGCGACTGTGAGAATGTGGGTCTCTACGTCACAGACTACGCCCAGGGAACCTACGAGCACAACGAGATCAGCCGGAACGCCCTGGCGGGTATTTGGGTCAAGAATTTTGCCAGCCCCATCATGCGGGAAAACCACATACACCACGGTCGGGATGTGGGCATCTTTACCTTCGAAAATGGAATG GGCTATTTTGAGAAAAATGACATCCACAACAATCGCATAGCTGGCTTCGAGGTCAAGGCCGGAGCCAATCCTACCGTGGTCAAGTGCGAGATCCATCATGGTCAGACGGGCGGCATCTATGTGCATGAGAATGGACTGGGTCAGTTTATTGAGAACCGCATTCATTCGAATAACTTTGCAG GTGTCTGGATAACCTCCAACAGCAATCCCACCATCCGCAAGAACGAGATCTACAACGGACACCAAGGTGGTGTGTACATCTTTGGCGAGGGTCGCGGACTTATAGAGCACAATAACATTTATGGTAATGCGCTGGCCGGGATTCAGATCCGCACCAACAGCGATCCCATAGTGCGGCACAACAAGATCCACCATGGCCAACACGGCGGCATATATGTCCACGAAAAGGGCCAGGGGCTGATCGAGGAGAACGAGGTGTACTCCAACACACTGGCTGGCGTGTGGATCACTACTGGGAGCACTCCAGTTCTGCGACGCAATCGGATCCATTCAGGCAAACAGGTGGGCGTCTACTTCTACGACAACGGTCATGGCAAATTGGAGGATAACGACATATTCAATCACCTGTACTCGGGAGTCCAGATCCGCACAGGCAGCAATCCGGTGATAAGAGGCAACAAGATCTGGGGCGGACAGAATGGTGGAGTACTTGTCTACAATGGTGGTCTGGGATTGCTTGAGCAGAACGAGATCTTCGACAACGCCATGGCCGGCGTTTGGATTAAAACTGACTCCAACCCGACGCTGAAGCGTAATAAGATCTATGACGGCCGTGATGGAGGCATCTGCATCTTTAACGGCGGCAAGGGCATCCTCGAGGAAAATGACATCTTCCGCAACACGCAGGCCGGAGTCCTAATCTCGACGCAATCGCACCCGATTCTACGACGAAATCGCATCTACGATGGCCAGGCAGCGGGCGTGGAGATAACCAACAATGCGACGGCCACGCTGGAGCATAATCAgatattcaaaaacaagttcGGCGGGCTGTGCCTAGCCAGTGGCGTTCAGCCAATTACTCGGGGCAACAACATATTTAACAACGAGGACGAGGTGGAGAAGGCCGTCTCCAGCGGGCAGTGCCTGTACAAGATTAGCAGCTACACCTCCTTTCCCATGCACGACTTCTACCGCTGCCAGACCTGCAACACAACCGACCGCAACGCCATCTGCGTGAATTGCATCAAGAATTGTCATGCTGGTCATGACGTAGAGTTTATACGACACGACCG CTTCTTTTGCGACTGCGGTGCTGGCACCCTGTCCAACCAGTGTCAACTGCAGGGCGAGCCCACTCAGGACACGGACACGCTCTACGATTCGGCGGCGCCCATGGAATCACACACGCTGATGGTCAACTAG